ACAATATCCTTGTCAGATAACCCCATTCGATAGAAGATGTCCCTCAGATGTGGTGCCCCTATAATTGGAAGTTCAATCAACAGAAATTCAACATACATATTACTCAACATAAATTGCTGAAGCAACGGAAACACACAAACACGGGATACGTAAGCTATAGCATGCTCAATTACATTAACAAAGCAAGGATAAACGGCGCCCAGGAAAGGAGGCCTTGGGCAGGGATGATGGAGTTCAACATGGGAGCAAGCAGCTACTAGAAATGCCAGAGCTTCAAAAATAATTGTCATAACATGTATTTATATCTTTAAGTATATTTGAAGAAAAGCTTTACTTATAGTTCCCCATAAAATATTATAGTGTTTCAACAACAAAGAATAGAGCTGATATATTGTGACTTGGATTACTTCAGTCTCCGCATGAATCATAAGTGTTTCCCAATTCACTTTAAAAAGACATAAAAGAGGACCTCAATACCAAATCCATCTCATCGCTCTATACCGCATACTTCTATCAGATGGAAACTCAAGCTATGTGTACAGACCAGAATTTGGAAGAAAATAATGAATCAAGTTGACATGATCCAATAAGATCTGAACTGCTCTCTTATTTGTTCTCCTCATTTTGCACTACAAAGCACCGAATAGAATGCCAATATATAACAAAAATGTTACTAGCAGACCTCTCATCAGCTCATCTAGTTTAACTAGAAAAACTCTAAAACTTCCTGAAAATGAATAACATTCAAGAAGCTATGATCAAGTCGAGATGCTAGCATGAAGCAAACCAGAAGACCAATATATTTGCAAAGGCTGTATGAAACTTGCAAAATCCTATGAAAGGTATTGCAACATACCTCTTTTAGCATCTGGAAGTCGTCCTTCCCTCGGAGAAATTTTTGAATCCTAAGCATAACGAAAAAACTCTTAGATAGAAAACAATTGACATGCAATTTGAAAAGCAATTATGATGAAAAGAGCTATTATCTTAAAATAAGAAAGTGACCCAGTACATACCTTCCTGCCAGGAGTAAAATCAACAGTGGGGCCTCCAGTGACCTCAACAGCAACAACACCAGCAAGCTAAAAATGAAGTAATTTTATCCTTTATTAGCTTCATTGAAGTATCCATGCTATGTCCAAGAAACTTAAGGAAAATACTAGTATTTTAGTTTGGAAAGCCAGAGTCACTTTTGTAAAACTATAATCACCTGGTATAGGTCTGCATATGTAATCCTTGGATGCTTAGACTTTACTTCCTCTGACATCAGAAAAAGAAGCATCCGTCATACAAGTATGATGAATAACGCAGTGGAATAATTCTACGTGATTCACAATTCAATGTAGTTACTGTAGATTAGTAATCATAATATCTTACACTATAGCCAGAAGCATATAAATTTTTACAGTGTTGTCACTAATATTTCTGTAGATTTTTTTATTTTTTTATTTATACAAATGGCGTCTAAAGCTTCCGAAACTAAGGATTCTCCATCCGGTCTTCTACATTACATATACAAGACAGTAAAAACAAAGGAAATAAACTGTCTACAAGGACTTGAGCTATCCAAATTGCAAACAAGAGCAGTATTACCGTACAATTACAGTCACACAAGCAACAATCACAAATCCAAATTAACCTGTGTTTGTTTAATGTGTAAAATACTTTCTCCAATTCTAAGATAAATATTAACAATAAAAAGTAAGTCAATCACGAATTCATAGACGAACGATATGAACATACCGCAAAAATCAACAGCTTTCTTCAATCCACTATTAGCGCCGTGAGTATACTCTTCCTCATTCCTAATCGAACCATTAGGTCCGCCGGTCTTCGTCTTCGCATCGTAAGTACCAGCATCGTGCCACCTACACATCACGGCGATTACAATTCCAATCAAAATCCGTGCAAGTAATCACATGCAACTATGAACACAGCGAGTGACATTTACGTTTAGCTACAGTAAACAAAGAACAATCCAACCGATATTCAGTCAATTTTCTCTTGATTTTTCTCAGAAATCGAATTATTCGAGAGAGAGAGAGAGAGAGAGAGAGAGAGAGAAGAAGAGAGAGAGAGAGAGCGTACGCTAATCGGAGCATGATCGGAGCGCAGTTTCGACTGGAAATGAGAGCACGGAGATCACGGCGAGCCTTATCGATTTCTTTGAGGTACTCTCTGTCAACGACCGGCGGCGCCATCGGAGCAAAGACTGAGTGCTTCTGCGGCGACTCGGAGAGAAGAGGAAACGATCAGAGAGAGAGAGAGTGTGTTGACATGTTGGCAGAACTTATTCAACACAAGGATTCCTAGTGAAGAAAGGAAAAAACTGTTATATGATCTGGAGGTTCAAGTGTTGATCACAAGTCTGCATAATTAGTGGTATTACCTCAAGTGTTACAGGTAATGAGTTTTCACTGAATCGTTTATGGTAAGTCAATCTCTTTGTGAGTTAATTATCTTTGAGTGAAAGATTTCTGGTAAAAATCTTATGTTTAGGATTTTCCATATCATGTTCCTTAGAGTGTGCTTATTTGCAGGATATCTAATTACTTTGGGATATTTGACTTGGTGTTTTACCAAATCAAGTTCATTAGAATTAGTTATCTGCATAACTCGTGCTTATCTGGTTTTGTATGTCTATGTGCTTCATCATTGGCATCAACATGATCAGGAAATTGAATTACATATTTTTAATGACTTTGTTATAGCAGTAAACTGGNNNNNNNNNNNNNNNNNNNNAAAATAGGCAAGAAAATTCCTAAATGGGTTTGAGATCAATGAGATGAATTGGCAATAAAGAAAATTCCAACATAGAAGTTCCTACGTCCTTATTTGAACCTTCCAACTCATGGCCAAATCAGAAGAGAG
The window above is part of the Fragaria vesca subsp. vesca linkage group LG2, FraVesHawaii_1.0, whole genome shotgun sequence genome. Proteins encoded here:
- the LOC101312209 gene encoding L-ascorbate peroxidase 3, peroxisomal-like, coding for MAPPVVDREYLKEIDKARRDLRALISSRNCAPIMLRLAWHDAGTYDAKTKTGGPNGSIRNEEEYTHGANSGLKKAVDFCEEVKSKHPRITYADLYQLAGVVAVEVTGGPTVDFTPGRKDSKISPREGRLPDAKRGAPHLRDIFYRMGLSDKDIVALSGAHTLGRAHPERSGFDGPWTQEPLKFDNSYFIELLKGESQGLLKLPSDTALLDDAEFRKFVELYAKDEEAFFRDYAESHKKLSELGFTSSSSKIIAKDSTVLAQGAVGVAVCAAVVILGYLYEARKRM